A genomic segment from Barrientosiimonas humi encodes:
- the eno gene encoding phosphopyruvate hydratase has translation MATIEAIGAREILDSRGNPTVEVEVALDDGTIARAAVPSGASTGQFEAVERRDGDKKRYLGKGVEDAVDAVMEQIAPALLGFEASEQRLIDAEMIGLDGTDNKGSIGANAILGVSLAVAKAAADSAELPLFRYVGGPNAHVLPVPMMNILNGGAHADSNVDIQEFMIAPIGAESFREALRWGAEVYHALKDVLKKKGLSTGLGDEGGFAPDLESNRSALDLIVEAIKKAGYKPGTDIALALDVAASEFADKGKYTFEGKKRSAKDMVDYYAELVDAYPLVSIEDPLDEEDWAGWTQMTEQLGDKVQLVGDDLFVTNPKRLQRGIDDGAANALLVKVNQIGTLSETLDAVSLAARNGYASMMSHRSGETEDTTIADLAVATNCGQIKTGAPARSDRVAKYNQLLRIEEELDDAAVYAGASAFPRFTA, from the coding sequence GTGGCCACCATCGAAGCAATCGGCGCCCGCGAGATCCTCGACTCCCGCGGCAACCCCACCGTCGAGGTGGAGGTGGCGCTCGACGACGGCACCATCGCCCGCGCAGCCGTCCCGAGCGGTGCGTCGACCGGTCAGTTCGAGGCCGTCGAGCGCCGCGACGGCGACAAGAAGCGCTACCTGGGCAAGGGCGTCGAGGACGCCGTCGACGCCGTCATGGAGCAGATCGCGCCCGCGCTGCTGGGCTTCGAGGCCAGCGAGCAGCGGCTGATCGACGCGGAGATGATCGGGCTCGACGGCACCGACAACAAGGGCTCGATCGGCGCCAACGCCATCCTCGGCGTCTCGCTCGCGGTGGCCAAGGCCGCCGCCGACTCGGCCGAGCTGCCGCTGTTCCGCTACGTCGGCGGCCCCAACGCCCACGTGCTGCCCGTGCCGATGATGAACATCCTCAACGGTGGCGCCCACGCCGACTCCAACGTCGACATCCAGGAGTTCATGATCGCGCCGATCGGCGCGGAGAGCTTCCGCGAGGCGCTGCGCTGGGGCGCCGAGGTCTACCACGCGCTCAAGGACGTGCTGAAGAAGAAGGGCCTGTCCACCGGTCTCGGCGACGAGGGCGGCTTCGCCCCCGACCTGGAGTCCAACCGCTCCGCGCTCGACCTCATCGTCGAGGCGATCAAGAAGGCCGGCTACAAGCCCGGCACCGACATCGCGCTCGCGCTCGACGTCGCGGCCAGCGAGTTCGCCGACAAGGGCAAGTACACCTTCGAGGGCAAGAAGCGCTCGGCCAAGGACATGGTCGACTACTACGCCGAGCTCGTCGACGCCTACCCGCTGGTCTCCATCGAGGACCCGCTGGACGAGGAGGACTGGGCCGGCTGGACCCAGATGACCGAGCAGCTCGGTGACAAGGTGCAGCTGGTCGGCGACGACCTGTTCGTCACCAACCCCAAGCGGCTGCAGCGCGGCATCGACGACGGCGCCGCCAACGCGCTGCTGGTCAAGGTCAACCAGATCGGCACCCTGTCCGAGACGCTCGACGCCGTCTCGCTCGCGGCCCGCAACGGCTACGCCTCGATGATGTCGCACCGGTCCGGCGAGACCGAGGACACCACGATCGCCGACCTCGCCGTCGCGACCAACTGCGGCCAGATCAAGACCGGCGCGCCCGCGCGCTCCGACCGCGTCGCGAAGTACAACCAGCTCCTGCGCATCGAGGAGGAGCTCGACGACGCCGCGGTCTACGCCGGCGCGAGCGCCTTCCCGCGGTTCACGGCCTGA
- a CDS encoding MazG family protein, with protein sequence MTEPAGSLTLLVTSPRVAAGLLTRDAWDVLSRADRVLAIDLDDPTPAALVSSGIEVEALVAEPDSLARDLAQSALSSRTVWVGSPDADPGLTDALAAELTRLPDPPEVEVLVASWDVPGARLLDAVAVMDQLRSPGGCPWDAEQTHESLTKYLLEEAHETVEAIEVGDREHLAEELGDVLLQVLFHARIAAEHPEAPFDVDDVAAGLVGKLVRRHPHVFADGDASSPEDVERAWEQIKADEKPTRDAADLLAGIPASLPLPLVVDKVRARVRRRGADPALDVRLEQLGEDSRVGAARGWEQLRALLDERA encoded by the coding sequence GTGACCGAGCCGGCCGGGTCGCTGACCCTGCTGGTCACCAGCCCGCGCGTCGCCGCGGGCCTGCTCACGCGCGACGCGTGGGACGTGCTCTCCCGGGCCGACCGGGTGCTCGCGATCGACCTCGACGACCCGACCCCGGCCGCGCTCGTCAGCAGCGGCATCGAGGTCGAGGCGTTGGTCGCCGAACCTGATTCTCTCGCAAGAGATCTCGCGCAGTCGGCCCTCTCGTCGCGCACGGTGTGGGTGGGGTCGCCCGACGCCGACCCGGGCCTCACCGACGCCCTCGCCGCCGAGCTCACCCGGCTGCCCGACCCGCCCGAGGTCGAGGTGCTCGTCGCGTCCTGGGACGTCCCCGGAGCCCGGCTGCTCGACGCCGTGGCCGTGATGGACCAGCTGCGCTCGCCCGGCGGCTGCCCGTGGGACGCCGAGCAGACCCACGAGTCGCTCACGAAGTACCTCCTCGAGGAGGCGCACGAGACCGTCGAGGCGATCGAGGTCGGCGACCGCGAGCACCTGGCCGAGGAGCTCGGCGACGTGCTGCTGCAGGTGCTGTTCCACGCCCGCATCGCGGCCGAGCACCCCGAGGCGCCGTTCGACGTCGACGACGTGGCGGCGGGTCTGGTCGGGAAGCTCGTGCGCCGCCACCCGCACGTCTTCGCCGACGGCGACGCCTCCTCGCCCGAGGACGTCGAGCGCGCCTGGGAGCAGATCAAGGCCGACGAGAAGCCCACCCGCGACGCCGCCGACCTGCTGGCCGGCATCCCAGCGTCGCTGCCGCTGCCGCTGGTGGTCGACAAGGTGCGCGCCCGCGTGCGGCGCCGGGGCGCCGACCCCGCCCTGGACGTACGCCTGGAGCAGCTCGGCGAGGACAGCCGGGTCGGCGCCGCTCGCGGCTGGGAGCAGCTGCGCGCCCTGCTGGACGAGCGCGCCTGA
- a CDS encoding LLM class flavin-dependent oxidoreductase, with amino-acid sequence MRLISYTLVDNSPDPVTGVQLSPRDRLAHVVDQARWAEQLGFDAYGVGERHAQRFLSSSPPVLLSYVAARTERIRLLTTVTVLSLLDPVRVAEDYATLDQLSGGRLEIIIGKGNDPEQNALFGYDLDEQWERNREKYELLRRLLREERVTWSGRFRPDLVEATTQPRPLQQPGIPVWHGSASSTESTELAARFGEPLFSANGFHPMRTYAALIDHYRERFAAHGHDPADAVVGAGFIALVVAPRSQDARRAYEPAFRAFLDSPGARHNRLPFRTLEEFLEQGSALVGSPEEVLDKIGRYREAFGHELTGVPLEVPGVPEPVIRRGAELFVAEVVPALRRSFPSRVWSDRAA; translated from the coding sequence GTGAGGCTGATCAGCTACACGCTGGTCGACAACAGCCCCGACCCGGTCACGGGGGTGCAGCTCAGCCCCCGTGACCGGCTCGCGCACGTCGTCGATCAGGCCCGCTGGGCCGAGCAGCTCGGCTTCGACGCCTACGGGGTGGGGGAGCGGCACGCGCAACGGTTCCTCTCGTCCTCGCCGCCGGTGCTGCTGTCGTACGTCGCCGCCCGGACCGAGCGCATCCGCCTGCTCACCACGGTGACCGTGCTGTCGCTGCTGGACCCGGTGCGGGTCGCCGAGGACTACGCGACGCTCGACCAGCTGAGCGGCGGCCGGCTCGAGATCATCATCGGCAAGGGCAACGACCCCGAGCAGAACGCGCTGTTCGGCTACGACCTCGACGAGCAGTGGGAACGCAACCGGGAGAAGTACGAGCTGCTGCGCCGCCTGCTGCGCGAGGAGCGGGTGACCTGGAGCGGGCGGTTCCGCCCCGACCTGGTCGAGGCCACCACCCAGCCGCGCCCGCTGCAGCAACCCGGCATCCCCGTCTGGCACGGGTCGGCCTCGTCGACGGAGTCGACCGAGCTGGCCGCGCGGTTCGGCGAGCCGCTGTTCTCCGCCAACGGTTTTCACCCGATGCGCACCTACGCCGCGCTCATCGACCACTACCGCGAGCGGTTCGCGGCGCACGGGCACGACCCGGCCGACGCGGTGGTCGGCGCCGGGTTCATCGCGCTGGTCGTGGCGCCGCGCTCCCAGGACGCGCGCCGGGCGTACGAACCGGCCTTCCGGGCCTTCCTCGACTCGCCCGGGGCCCGGCACAACCGGCTGCCGTTCCGCACCCTCGAGGAGTTCCTCGAGCAGGGGTCGGCCCTGGTCGGCTCGCCCGAGGAGGTGCTGGACAAGATCGGTCGCTACCGCGAGGCGTTCGGCCACGAGCTGACCGGCGTGCCGCTGGAGGTGCCGGGGGTGCCCGAGCCGGTGATCCGGCGCGGCGCCGAGCTGTTCGTGGCCGAGGTCGTGCCCGCGCTGCGGCGCTCCTTCCCCTCGCGCGTGTGGAGCGATCGGGCGGCGTGA
- a CDS encoding LLM class flavin-dependent oxidoreductase: MPVEFLGMAANHDGTETRARSGGALDLRYAAKLARAHEDNGWDRVLFAYHSGSPDPAQVAAFLAGQTDSLRLVVAHRPNTAAPTLTAKTLATLDHISDGRVEVHVITGGSTADQAAEGDHLAKDDRYGRTREFIQILKQAWTSDEPFDFAGEHYQLENFLADVKPVQQPRPRISFGGSSPAAYDVGASEADVFALWGEPLAGTREQIETIRRAAEAAGRPLPTIQVAFRPILGATEELAWAKAESTLSEIEALTAVGNSPRGRLRRNGSTPENAGSQRLLAAAESGERHDRALWTATSRATGGGGNSTALVGTPETVAEALLDYYDLGVRIFSARGYDLHETAVDFGRQVIPLVRQAVAERERAAGERVPA; the protein is encoded by the coding sequence ATGCCAGTTGAGTTCCTGGGAATGGCCGCCAACCACGACGGCACCGAGACCCGCGCCCGCTCCGGCGGGGCGCTCGACCTCAGGTACGCCGCGAAGCTCGCCCGCGCGCACGAGGACAACGGCTGGGACCGGGTGCTGTTCGCCTACCACTCCGGGTCGCCCGACCCGGCCCAGGTCGCGGCTTTCCTTGCGGGACAGACGGATTCGCTGCGGCTGGTGGTCGCGCACCGGCCCAACACCGCGGCCCCGACGCTGACCGCCAAGACGCTCGCCACGCTCGACCACATCAGTGACGGCCGGGTCGAGGTGCACGTCATCACCGGCGGCAGCACCGCCGACCAGGCCGCCGAGGGCGACCACCTCGCCAAGGACGACCGCTACGGCCGCACCCGCGAGTTCATCCAGATCCTCAAGCAGGCGTGGACCTCCGACGAGCCGTTCGACTTCGCCGGCGAGCACTACCAGCTGGAGAACTTCCTGGCCGACGTGAAGCCCGTGCAGCAGCCCCGCCCCCGGATCAGCTTCGGCGGGTCCTCGCCCGCGGCGTACGACGTCGGCGCCAGCGAGGCCGACGTGTTCGCCCTGTGGGGCGAGCCGCTGGCCGGCACCCGGGAGCAGATCGAGACGATCCGTCGCGCGGCCGAGGCGGCGGGCCGCCCGCTGCCGACGATCCAGGTCGCCTTCCGGCCGATCCTCGGCGCGACCGAGGAGCTGGCCTGGGCCAAGGCGGAGAGCACGCTGAGCGAGATCGAGGCGCTGACCGCGGTCGGCAACTCCCCGCGCGGTCGCCTGCGGCGCAACGGGTCCACGCCGGAGAACGCCGGCTCCCAGCGGCTGCTCGCGGCGGCCGAGTCGGGGGAGCGGCACGACCGCGCGCTGTGGACCGCGACGTCGAGGGCGACCGGCGGCGGCGGCAACTCGACCGCGCTGGTCGGCACCCCCGAGACGGTGGCCGAGGCGCTGCTGGACTACTACGACCTCGGCGTGCGCATCTTCTCCGCCCGCGGCTACGACCTGCACGAGACCGCCGTCGACTTCGGCCGCCAGGTCATCCCGCTGGTGCGCCAGGCCGTCGCCGAGCGCGAGCGCGCAGCCGGCGAGCGGGTCCCCGCGTGA
- a CDS encoding FAD/NAD(P)-binding protein, whose amino-acid sequence MSAASLVVVGGGPRALGVLMRLAANAAEVAPGLGLRVHVVDPHPPGGGRIWRHAQSRLLWMNSLAEDVTIFTDASVTCDGPVDDGPSLAEWAVGEGRETLHQNGWFEREQPMRSTEFAPRAVQAEYLGWAWRRTLDRLPEGVEVVHHATSAVALDDLDDGRQRVTLADGPPLDADAVVLAQGYLAQRPSPTERVWQAAADGRGLTYVPTGHTADLDLSELRPGEPVLVRGMGLAFVDLFVLLGEGRGGRFTGTGDDLTYHPSGREPVLHVGSTRGVPYRAKLGYDVGAQGPVALHHLRVDALPDVGTLDWDEHLRPLVEREITDLHYRRLFGAHPERTRGAWRDLERAIATEPPGSPTLLAAVERQVPDPADRLDLWLLDRPLGGRAWDSGEALEADVVAHVRADIARRADASRSSDRAVFDGLLSIYAVLATLARQGRISSADRVIRFEREFHGFFSYLASGPPPRRLAELLALHRAGVVRFLGPDVEVELAERGFVARSPAVPAPVRARALVEARLPRPDVTRVTDPVVRRLVASGELRAEGVHDPTTGRLVAGQLTSDEECRAVRADGSAHPDRFLVGPAVSGSVGSGGFVRPGFDGPALRQNDRLARHLLGRLARAGEDTTTLTKEHRHAS is encoded by the coding sequence ATGAGCGCCGCATCGCTCGTCGTGGTGGGCGGCGGCCCGCGGGCCCTCGGGGTGCTGATGCGCCTCGCGGCCAACGCCGCCGAGGTCGCCCCGGGGCTCGGGCTGCGGGTGCACGTCGTCGACCCGCACCCGCCCGGCGGGGGCCGCATCTGGCGGCACGCCCAGTCGCGGCTGCTGTGGATGAACTCGCTGGCCGAGGACGTCACGATCTTCACCGACGCGTCGGTGACCTGCGACGGCCCGGTCGACGACGGTCCCTCGCTGGCCGAGTGGGCCGTCGGCGAGGGGCGCGAGACGCTGCACCAGAACGGGTGGTTCGAGCGCGAGCAGCCCATGAGATCAACGGAGTTCGCACCCCGCGCCGTCCAGGCGGAGTATCTGGGGTGGGCCTGGCGCCGCACGCTGGACCGGCTCCCCGAGGGAGTCGAGGTCGTGCACCACGCGACGTCGGCGGTCGCCCTCGACGACCTCGACGACGGCCGCCAGCGAGTGACCCTTGCCGACGGGCCACCCCTCGACGCCGACGCGGTGGTGCTCGCCCAGGGCTACCTCGCCCAGCGACCCAGCCCGACCGAGCGGGTGTGGCAGGCGGCCGCCGACGGCCGCGGGCTGACGTACGTCCCCACCGGGCACACCGCCGACCTCGACCTGAGCGAGCTGCGCCCGGGCGAGCCGGTGCTGGTGCGGGGGATGGGGCTGGCCTTCGTCGACCTGTTCGTCCTGCTCGGCGAGGGCCGCGGCGGGCGTTTCACCGGGACCGGCGACGACCTGACCTACCACCCGAGCGGCCGAGAGCCGGTGCTGCACGTCGGCTCGACGCGCGGGGTGCCCTACCGCGCCAAGCTCGGCTACGACGTGGGCGCGCAGGGCCCGGTCGCCCTGCACCACCTGCGCGTCGACGCGCTGCCCGACGTGGGCACGCTCGACTGGGACGAGCACCTGCGCCCGCTCGTGGAGCGCGAGATCACCGACCTGCACTACCGCCGCCTGTTCGGCGCGCACCCCGAGCGCACCCGCGGCGCGTGGCGCGACCTCGAGCGCGCGATCGCGACCGAGCCGCCCGGCTCGCCCACCCTGCTCGCGGCCGTCGAGCGGCAGGTGCCCGACCCCGCCGACCGGCTCGACCTGTGGCTGCTCGACCGCCCCCTGGGCGGGCGCGCATGGGACTCCGGAGAGGCGCTCGAGGCCGACGTCGTCGCCCACGTGCGCGCCGACATCGCCCGCCGCGCCGACGCCTCCCGCTCCAGCGACCGCGCCGTCTTCGACGGGCTGCTGTCGATCTACGCCGTGCTCGCGACGCTTGCGCGGCAGGGCCGGATCTCCAGCGCCGACAGGGTGATTCGCTTCGAGCGCGAGTTCCACGGCTTCTTCTCCTACCTCGCGAGCGGCCCCCCGCCGCGGCGCCTCGCGGAGCTGCTCGCGCTGCACCGGGCCGGCGTCGTGCGCTTCCTCGGCCCCGACGTCGAGGTCGAGCTCGCCGAGCGCGGCTTCGTCGCACGCTCACCCGCGGTGCCGGCCCCGGTGCGGGCCCGCGCGCTCGTGGAGGCGAGGCTCCCGCGACCCGACGTCACGCGGGTCACCGACCCCGTCGTACGTCGGCTGGTCGCCTCGGGCGAGCTGCGCGCCGAAGGCGTGCACGACCCCACCACCGGCCGGCTCGTCGCCGGCCAGCTCACGTCCGACGAGGAGTGCCGGGCGGTGCGCGCCGACGGCAGCGCGCACCCCGACCGGTTCCTCGTCGGTCCCGCGGTCTCGGGCAGCGTCGGCAGCGGCGGCTTCGTCCGCCCCGGCTTCGACGGCCCCGCGCTGCGGCAGAACGACCGGCTTGCGCGACACCTGCTCGGCAGGCTCGCGCGCGCCGGCGAAGACACCACCACCCTCACGAAGGAGCACCGTCATGCCAGTTGA
- a CDS encoding ABC transporter substrate-binding protein, whose protein sequence is MSNSKQTRAILAATAVVAVGLAGCADPQEKQAEATVTQPGGGAATAQVVRYDTTPGQAGRVKGTYDAKLAGQVPAAIRRDGALAIGNSAAAGGTPPLSFLATDNKTPAGVDVDIAFLIADTLGLEPRIGTTSFENTFVGVDSGRYELAIANIGVSEKRKRKYDFATYRLGLHAFEVPKTSKLQVRSAKDVSGKRVAVSSGTLQEDILLRWNDENRKAGRAPIKIVYYQNTADYYLALSSGRIDAFLGPNPTATYHVATSGTTRIAGTVSSSYPVQGKVGTLSKKGNGLTPVVRAALDKAIANGSYAKILQRWGLAGESVKKSELNPPGLPDRPTS, encoded by the coding sequence ATGAGCAATAGCAAGCAAACTCGAGCCATCCTCGCCGCGACCGCCGTTGTTGCCGTCGGCCTCGCCGGCTGCGCCGACCCGCAGGAGAAGCAGGCGGAGGCCACCGTCACCCAGCCCGGTGGCGGCGCCGCGACCGCGCAGGTCGTGCGCTACGACACCACGCCCGGTCAGGCCGGCCGGGTCAAGGGCACCTACGACGCGAAGCTGGCCGGGCAGGTCCCCGCGGCGATCCGCCGCGACGGGGCGCTGGCGATCGGCAACTCGGCGGCCGCGGGCGGCACCCCGCCGCTGTCGTTCCTCGCGACCGACAACAAGACCCCGGCCGGGGTCGACGTCGACATCGCCTTCCTGATCGCCGACACCCTCGGGCTCGAGCCGCGCATCGGCACCACGTCGTTCGAGAACACGTTCGTGGGCGTCGACTCCGGCCGCTACGAGCTGGCGATCGCCAACATCGGCGTGAGCGAGAAGCGCAAGCGCAAGTACGACTTCGCCACCTATCGCCTCGGGCTGCACGCCTTCGAGGTGCCGAAGACCTCGAAGCTGCAGGTGCGGTCGGCCAAGGACGTGTCGGGGAAGCGGGTCGCCGTCAGCTCCGGCACGCTGCAGGAGGACATCCTGCTGCGCTGGAACGACGAGAACCGCAAGGCCGGCCGGGCGCCGATCAAGATCGTCTACTACCAGAACACGGCCGACTACTACCTCGCGCTGTCCTCGGGCCGCATCGACGCCTTCCTCGGTCCCAACCCGACCGCGACCTACCACGTCGCCACCAGCGGCACGACGCGCATCGCGGGCACCGTCTCCTCCAGCTACCCGGTGCAGGGCAAGGTCGGGACGCTGAGCAAGAAGGGCAACGGGCTGACCCCGGTGGTGCGGGCGGCGCTCGACAAGGCGATCGCCAACGGGTCCTACGCCAAGATCCTGCAGCGCTGGGGCCTCGCGGGCGAGTCGGTGAAGAAGTCCGAGCTCAACCCGCCCGGCCTCCCGGACCGACCGACCTCATGA